The following DNA comes from Papaver somniferum cultivar HN1 chromosome 4, ASM357369v1, whole genome shotgun sequence.
tgataatgtaagcaattgaacaactatatgagtaacacaattagattcatttgattatcatttaatagaaaagtgctcatatggataacttcggttaactgttgttgagccaacttaatatacacgtttaggtacggttacctatatctaaatgaaagtatatttcatttgtgtctaacaaTCTAAGACGATATAACggtggatagatattgctttggttttaagcaaacttagctttaatcttaaatttggttttcatctaacgacgaatattgattgctttgtttaaaAGCTATCAAACCtcgatttaaagactatataagggataattctagcaactgggaaacctaatccacccacctctcgtgtgatactagttgcatactatagtcgattctcctttaacctgggtttttcctaaaaccattataggttaacgacttaaagacttcattgggattctgaagccagacccaactattttctccgtagttacgtgttctgatcttacttattctatcgtattgagaaatatcttctctaagattggctcgagatttatctctgataggttagatataaaaagtaatcacaaagctctatgtctcattctttgtgattccacaataacttgttctactactatatagttaagttattgtgaggtgatgatatttctaagttgttcttcgggaatataagaacggattatcaattggttcctgttcaccttgatttatcaaaatacggaacaaaaacttcgtaggtatttatgtgggagacagatttatctatcagaatagacttttccgtgggagacatttttttatagagtcttcgactttgggttctagcaactcttagttggggtgagatcagctgaggggatcaagtgcgtagagtcctgctgggattcataggagtaagaaacgcgactgtactttaatcaatgtgagacttggttagggctcaactacatttcagtccgaagttaacttgtagtaggatagtgtctgtagcggcttaatacagtgtggtgttcaaatatggactaggtcctgggtttttatgcatttgcggtttcctcgttaacaaaacttccggtgtctgtgttatttcttttccgcattatatttgtttatataattgaaatatcacatattgtgcgtttttggttgttgattgaaattaactgacccttgaacattggtttttgataccgttcaagttgtttcacatatcaatcaggctcacagatttctatctcttcgattgcagattgtattgagaaattgaaatataactcttggatatatttccttgattgagtctgactgtttagttgattctcacggaattatattggagttagtccacccAGATTACCGaacgaaatactgggtgtggttgttagacacccgctttGTCAGTAAATACAAGATGACAGTTGAATATTTCATATGTACGAATATTTTTTCTTCGAAAAGAATAGAATAGAttataaatcatttttttttgctaGTCGTAAAAACAAGGAAATTAAGAAGAGAAATGTTTTGTTATATTTTTTCCAAACACCAACAAAAATCATGCTAACATGAAAAATACGAGAGGTTTCTAACAACCAATCTGAACAATGATCAGGGAAAGTGAGCTTAGCAAGAGTGTGAGCTAAAGAATTGGTATCTCTCGTTGCCAGAAATGTTTGCAGGTTCTTTCACCACCATCTATGCATCACttctaatttttaattttttatatagTATCTCAAAACCTGCCCTGTCTGCAAAGGAAAGACATGCACCGTTGCATTATTTACTCAAGTTTAATTGGGTTGCATGTTGTATGAACTTGAATGTTACAACCACTAACTGAGAATTGTGATTTCTGAAATCTTCTGATGCAGTTATAAGAGGCACCTCTGAATTGGGATTATACTTCAGAACTTGGTAATGACAATTGTTTGTACCCTCTATATAATTTTTGGTACAAACAACAAGTTAAACCAATACAGTCGATTTGATAATATGTTGACAGATAAATTCTCGTTGTTACAGACTTCGTCAGTCTTTGCCTTTTAGAAAGCCATAATAGCATTTACTTAACTAAAAGAGTATCACCTTTTAAGACCAAAACTATTGACAtttgagtattttcaaagaaaaCTATTGACCAATTAACTTCTAAGATAGTATACCAACTAGTTGGGATGTTATACACCAAACCATTGACCATTGAGTATTTTGACTATTTTCCTACTAATGTTATTTGAGATTCAATCTATAAAAgacattaacaactgcgtccatTGGCATATCTGAAGCATTAATTCAATGGGTGTATATATTATTCTCGAGGATCATAACTAACAAACTAACAAAGATAAATATCAGGTATAGACTAGATGAAATATCCTAAATTTCATAAACTGAAAAACGTCAAGAAATTGTTTAAACCAAACACTAAAGGGTCAGAATCATGGGACGTCTCCTTTCGACAAAGGATTTTAACAAAACAGAACAACCACAGATCATGTAACTCAACCTTAATTTACAAAAAAGATGTTCTCCTATTATAAAAAAAGGATCAACTTTCATCCAAGGGTTATTAATTCAGTGCCACGAGCAACCTTTATCTAGTCAACTTATGGAAACTAAAAGTACAGAaattaattaaattatttatgaaGCGAGCTTTTTTTCCTGGCTAAACTGAGCTATACCTAATAAGATAAAATATGGTCATTTGGAAGTAAAATCCAAAACCCCTTAGccatatattttttaaaataacgAAAATATTCTTGTTTAATTAATATTAATCAAACTTTTTAGTTTAATTAATTTTGTTGGATTAATTAGTTGAacttaaaatttttaaaaaaaaaatttggttagaTTGAACTTTTAGATTTTGTTGGAAGATTattgaagaattttttaattttttttttgacggaAATGAAACCATACTGGGCAAACACTTCTAATAAAGGGATTGCACAGCTGTTTATGGTTTCATTCTCCAAATTAcaaaagaaatcaacactttcagaaaTCACAGTATGAAAAGTTGGTATGCTCGACTGAGAAAAAGCATGCCGACTAAGTACTTTCAGAACTCAGTCCATGAATAGTCGGCATGCTCCACCGAAACAAAGCATGCCGACCAAACATTATTTTTTTCGGATTTTTAGTCGTCATGATCGAAAATGTAACTCATTGACGACTGTTTGTCAGTCGTCATGTTATTTTTACAAAACCATGACGACTAATAACAAAAATGGAACACATGGAAACTTGTTTTCTGGGAGTCATTAATCGGCATGCTcgactaaaactaagcatgccgACGAAACATCATTTTTCCGCATTTATAGTCGTCTCCAAAATTTTGCACACTGACGACTGCTTATTAGTTGTCATGTTATTTTTACAAAATAATGACGACCAATAACAAAATTGGACACAGGAAAAATTGTTTTCTGGGAGTTGTTAGTCGTTATGGTTAAGCTTCTCAAACCTTAATGACTATTCGTACTACATCACTAGTCGTCAAGGTTTATGGATGAAGACCATGACATCCCTGGGAATGTTACTTTCAGAAAAAAAACTCTTTCAAAAGTCGTCAAGCTATTCATCCTACAACCTTGAccactaaaaataaataagaaaagtcGTCATACTCGACCAAAAAAATACCATGACGACTGTGTTActgtgttgatacatgaaaataattaatccTAAAAGGGGTATCCCCTTAGCCTACTAAGGGTTCCTCTTAAGAAGAAGGAACTTAGGGACTAGGTCCATCCCATAGGATAACGGATGGACCTAGCCCAAAAAGGAGAATCTTGAAATAGTTGGGTCTCATCCCTAACAAGATGGGCCTTTTTCCTAGTTCCTTGATAACTTGGAAAAGAGGAAAGTGGTAGTTTTGTAATATGTTAGCCTTATGAGTGTTTATTCATAAGGAGGAGAGGAAGGATTATTATAAAAAGGGAAGAAAGGATATTTAGAAGATCATTCTGAGCTGATCCATTCTCTCTCTTCACCTTTAATGAGGTAGGCTTGTTGTGACTTGGAATAGCTTCTCTTTCCCACTTTTATCCTATCAACATACTGCAATTCAACAATTTCAAAATTTTCGATCTAATTTGTCattcaaataacaaaacaaagtCTACAAAGAGTTTGAAAGAATTAATCGACAATAAAGAAAGTATAATTGATGAATTCTTTTCATTTGAAAACGATGAAATATTGAGAAGGAGAAAGGAATTGATCATTAGATTGATgatgaaggagaagaaaaagaataaggtTTTGATCTAAAACCAAAAAGGGGTAGTTTTAGTTATTATTAGGCATactcctatgcacatgccaaacaccAGATTTTgtcatatatgcacccactatgggtatgcccaAGTGCTAAACATATATGCTTATATGTAAATTATAACATACAGGCATACACGACAGactttccagcgagcgatagagtgtcAATCGCTAGATGGTCATTCCAGCGCCAGCGCTAGTCATTACATCGCTCGCTGACCTGATCATCGCTcatcagttcctcatccaacgACTAAAATTTCccccctctataaatacccaatttcaaactcatttcaactcacaccagaatttctaaacctctgtagaatttctaaatctctcaatcttcttcaaatctaaaacaatcacACCTTCTCCACAATTAttaatttcttgtaatatggattcacaaACTCAAAGCCAAGTCAACGGTAAATGTAAAAAACGTCAAAGTCCGGAGTGCAAAATACACCATGACGGAAGGTGAATgcatttgtcgtaattatgttttttttacccaagattgtatcgatggtgcacaacaacatggtaacaccatgtgggaaaATGTAATTCGTAAATATGAAGAagaaaccatgaacatcaattctCGTGATGCAAAAGGGTTGACAAAACACTTCATTGTAATTAACAGGGAAGTAACCGCTTATGTTGGattgataatgcaagccaagagaggCCGAGAGAGTGGTCTTATGGATGTGGATGTTGAAAGAAAGGTTCGTATGGAATGGCagcaaaacatggcaaacagttcgTTTtggaaagttgttatcatattttgaaggtgttgaacaaatataatccaaaTGTGTTAGCAGGTAATCAACAAGTACATGAAAGgtcaccatataattcttctccctcaacaccaaattcttcaccagatacccCTAGAAACCCAAATGTCAACTTAGTTCTCAATAATGATGATGGTAAGAGAAAACTTCCAGGGAGGAACAATGCAAGACTGGCTAGAAAATTAGCTCAAGAAGGAGGAAGTTCCAGTATTTAACATGGCtgagtttatggaacatcaaaagaccgtcgagaagcaaagagcAGTTGATAGGAAAAATAGGGAGAGTAAGAAAAgtcgtctttctcaagaaaaatttgtgtttaactatgacaagcataacattcttcaagctaacacttcaattatgaacgcccaacaaaaacatgtgtggcaagtcgaatttgacaggattcaagcacatattgaacaacaagctggatttactaacaaccaacctagtggtgatgatgatgatgatgaggatgagttCAATGATGAGTTCTATGTAGTAGTTCCTCTAGATGGTTGATGTAttaatttaaattttaatttgaagtattgcgttttaatttgatattgttattgCATTGTACTTAATATTAGTGtgaaatgaaaagttgattaatttgatcagagtacacacaattgggaagaaaataatcatgcatcagcttttgatggtaaaattccctccctcgatatgtataccttcttgagaatacttcttgtggctctggaactctaggtatttggcccatatgtacaagcatcaaagtgtcgattagtttattatcttcagcttcctcatcatcaagttgttGCAACCTCCGTTGATGCATTTCTTGCTGTAATCTAAACCGATTCTTAATAACATTCCTCTCTTTATTGGATCTCACCATTGATGATTGTGAAATTTAAAACTGATAATAAAGATAGAAAAATTGGTGAAATATATGTAGAAGTAGATGTGAGTAACTTGGAATGGGGAAGTAACTGTTGCAAAATAACTATTGGTCGAAAATCTTAATATCGTCAATGATACTATTTATATCACGCGATGGGATGTATGACGCCAGTTATACTCAGAATATCGCCAGCGTTCTGGATAATAACGGTCGATAGGAACTCTCTCGCTCCGTGGCTGTCCCATAGTGGCGCAACtcgtttgccatgccacctggtatgccatttttttgggggggggggggggcatgtgcataggaatagccCTTAGGGGAAGGGTAATTGAGTAACTTTACCcatattagacaccccttagtCCACTATTTTGGTTGAGAACAAAATAAATATAcctcaattaatctgggtataccccaatttgacCAGGTTTTTTGTGCTTCTGATTTTTGACATTCACTTATGGTTTTAATATCTAAACACTAGCATATTATGAATGATTTCTCTCTCTTAACTGAGGAAATATATTCAACTATGTGCCACAACATCACTCCTTATAATTTGAATCAGAATGTACAAACAGATTATGGAAAGATCATTAAAATATGCACTCTGCAAGATCCCGAAAGCTTGACTTACTATACTGCTCTGACTATGATGGATTTTGCAGGAAACATCAATGATACCTGAGGACATCCAGGACACTCTGGAGCTTGGGGAGCAACAGGAGGTGCATACCTAACCTTCCAATGGGCCAAAGAAATGCAGCACACAAATAGATACAAGCTGAAACCATGGAGACTCTTGTTCGGGTTCAAGTTACTCTACCATAAAGCTATCAAAGGAAGATTCCATATAAGTTACTATGAAAGAAGTAATAGTAAAGAGGAGGACAGTAATATTGATATCAATCCAGGTACTTTTGTTTTATTAAGCTTTAAACTCATCCATCGACTTCAAAATATGGATTCGTTTAATATTGCTCTTTTATGTAAAAACAATGCTAGTAGGATGAGCAGTCCTTTCATTGAAAACTCTATGTATCAGTCTTAGGTGCTTCTCTGGAAGCTTAAGTTTttccaaaaacaagaaaaaaagaaaaagaaggtatCCAAACACTCTCTTAATGAACTCAATCTGGAAGCCTCAAAATGACTGAGCGCACCTGGGCCGCTGTTTGAAAGTTGAAAGGGAAGTAAATAAAAAAGTTCAATAATATTAGGGAGAGATCCATTTCCTACCAAACTATAAAATATTGGAGCACGGTACTGATTTCCGATAGATCACACTAATGTGTGCATGCGTGTTCCTTTTGACGGTCTAAGATGCTACAAGTACAACTAATTTGTTAGGTGTCAAAATCCTAAGGTGAGCTGACATTACGTGATGAGTACCAGAAAACTTACATGTGAGATTTGAGAACAACGGTTAGGTGAGGCGTCACTCACCACTCACCAGTCTTCTTTCATCTCTCgattgaatattgatccaaaaattaacaATTCCCgcgaaaatatttatttttcattattAAATTAATTCTTCGGATCCATAAAtagagacaacaacaaacacgggACGTAGAGAtctaattttctttctttctcttcaacCGTAAGTTCTGGTTGTTCTTTCCTCTATCTTACAGTACCCAAAAACAAAGGTATGAATCTAGGATTAGGCAATTTTGTTTTCTAAGTTTCAAATCAATGTTTTTGTTCTTGAATCTCGAATCGCTTTTAGATCTATGCTTAGTTACATATTTGTATTAAGATCCGATAAATTTGATACTAAATTGAGTTTAAATTAtcagatttgagtttggaaatgaAAATTAGGTGTAGTTTGACGAACTTTTGTGTTAGATCTTTTGATTTGGCAGTGCAGATCtctttattgatttgatttttgtttatctTGAGTTGAATAGTTTGTAGTTTGTGAATGTAATTAAGAAATGGCAAGAAAGAAGATCAGAGAGTATGATTCGAAGAGGTTGTTGAAGGAACATTTTAAGAGATTGGCTGGTTCTGAATTAGCACTCAAATCAGCTCAGGTGCAAATCTAACTTCTATAGATCTGAAGATTTTATCATTACAGGTTTTGTAAAATTGTTAAATCATTTGGTAGCGATTTTCAGATCCTCTTGTTTTTGAATTGTAAATTCCAAGCGAGTGTTAATTGGATTAGGATGTGATAATTTGTGGTTTGAATCTGTAACACTACGTGATGTTTCTACTTTGAAATTGTGCTAGTCATTTGTACTTGGAGTCTGAAAACATAGACGAATCTTTGAGATTTTGAATTACTGATTGATATATGTTTATTTGTCTCTCTTAAGGTCACGGAATCAACTGATTTTAATGAGCTAGCGAACAAAGAACCATGGCTTTCATCCAGTAAACTGGTTTTGAAGCCTGATATGTTGTTTGGTAAGCGTGGGAAGAGTGGTTTAGTTGCCTTGAACCTCGATTTGGCTCAAGTTGCCAGCTTTGTGAAAGAGCGTCTTGGAAAAGAGGTAATCAAATTGAGCAATATGCAATTTTATAATATATATTGAACTACTGTAGAGATTTATTATATATGGACCATTCTTGATTTGCAGGTAGAGATGGGGGGTTGTAAAGGACCAATCACTACATTTATCGTGGAACCCTTCATCCCACATGATGAAGAATTTTATCTCAATATTGTTTCTGAGCGCCTAGGATGTAGCATCAGCTTTTCAGAATGCGGAGGAATTGATATCGAAGAAAACTGGGACAAGGTATGCCTGACTTGACATGCACATGCACATGACTGATTTCTTTCACATGCACCACGTGCACATGTAAGTCAGAATATGTGATACTCTTTGAAGTCTTGGATACACATGATATTTTGAGCATGAGATGAGAAAACAAAACTGGATCAAGGTACGCTTCACTTGACATGTGTACACATCACTGTTTCCCTTCTTATACAGAGCATGCACATGCAAACAAGAATATCTTACATTCCTTGAAATGTTTTTCACATTTATAGATTTTTCAAACATAAAATTGACCCTTCTTACCGTATGAAGAAAATTTGATTGAGATAATAGGAGAGTCATTATCGAAAGGGGTTAATCCCTTCTTTAAAAAGTGCTGCGCTTTTTATAGTTGCTTGGTTATATAGATATGCTAACCTTGGATTTCACTTAATCCAGGTCAAAACCGTATTCATCCCAACAGGAACAACTTTTTCTGCGGATTTATGTGCTCCTCTGGTTGCAACACTCCCATTGGAGGTAATTATAGTCAATGAACGCTAGCTTACTTGTTTTGGACACTATCTTGTAATTATATTGTATGACATAAGCATTAACCAGTGTTGCAGTACTAATTTTATGTAGTTTCCCTTTGTTAGGCATCGCATTTGGTGTTTAATTATAATCTTCCAATTATTTATTTGGAAGCtcattgtgtattctgatctgaAGTCTCAGTCTTGATATTTGTTCTCTTGGTTCAGATCAAGGAGAAGATCGAGGATTTTATTAAAGTGGTGTATTCTATATTTTTAGGTATGCTTGTTTCTGCAACATATATGTTACTGTTTCCCATTCGTCTGTAGTTTGTGCTCAAAGTTCTCAACTTCATAAATTGTATAGCCAGGAACTAATATTTTGACTCTGCTACATAATCAGATCTAGATTTCACCTTCCTAGAGATGAATCCCTTTGCTTTGGTCGATGGAAAGCCATACCCATTGGATATGAGAGGAGAGTTGGATGACACTGCCACTTTCAAGAACTTTAAGAAGTATGTTCCTTATTTTCATGTGAACTAAAGAATGCTACACAGAAAAGTGTTAACTGTAGTATAAATATTTTGTTCAATGAATTTCTTCTTATGCATTAACTACTCCTGCAGGTGGGGTAACCTTGAATTTCCAATGCCATTTGGAAGAGTAATGAGTCCTACTGAAAGCTTCATTCATGGGCTGGATGAAAAGGTATACACCGATTAGTTATGTTCTTTTTGGTCAAATACCAATGACCGTATCTTGAAATAAGTAGGTGCCAGATGATCTAACATATATAAGACATCCTTAATAGATTGAAAGAGTTCAAGGTTCACGACTTTAGTTCGTTTGGTGGTTAACGCACTCAAGAATTCCTAATCTATTCTTTACATGCAGACAAGTGCATCTTTGAAGTTCACAGTTTTGAACCCAAAGGGACGAATTTGGACTATGGTAGCAGGAGGAGGTGCTAGTGTCATCTATGCAGACACGGTATGGTCCGCGTTTCATACAATTAAGGTCCTTAAGTTTTCTTCTTTCCTGGATCTTTATGTTTACACAAAATTGCTTGATCAGGTTGGAGATCTTGGTTACGCTTCTGAGCTCGGAAATTATGCCGAATACAGTGGAGCACCAAATGAACAAGAGGTGTTGCAGTATGCCAGAGTTGCTATTGATGTAAGAACTTCCTTCCAACTCTAATCTCCTTGCATCAACCTTCCTTATTAGTTTTCTAGacctgttttttgtttttatatgaaATTGTGAACTTCAACTAATCACTTACAGTTACATGATAATGTTCCAAGATTCTAACACAAAATGCTCAGCATGCGCAAATTGCTGCGAATTTCATATTCTGACTCTGCAGACTTGAGACTTTCAATTCTATTTTAGTATAATGATCCAATGTATCACTGGTTGCAGTGTGCAACTGCTGAACCCGATGACAAGAAGAGAGCTCTTGTGATTGGAGGAGGAATTGCCAACTTTACTGATGTCGCCGCTACATTTAGTGGCATTATCCGAGCTTTAAGAGAAAAGGTAAGCTACTACGTGTTCTAGTTGCACTTCTCTCATGCGGTGCTTTCCTTTTCATCTCTCTGATAATCATTCTTGTTAAATGTATTGGATAAAAAaggaggaaaagcttaaagctgcaAAAATGCATATATATGTGAGGAGAGGGGGACCAAACTATCAGTTGGGTCTTGCCAAGATGAGGAGTCTCGGTGAGGAAATCGGTATTCCTCTTGAAGTAAGATAACAATTCCTCAAACCCTGTAAcgatttcttttattttgttagtTATGCATCTGTGATGACATTATAAAACTGTTAAATTCAAATTTACTAAATGCACCAATATAAATATTAATTGGGCTCGTGTTGTTTTCCACTTGAACAGGTTTTTGGTCCCGAAGCAACTATGACTGGCATATGCAAACAAGCAATAGACTGCATCACTGCATCAGCATAAACTTGTCATGACCAGGAAAATGATCTGTTCTTTTCTCGTTAGATTCAAATTTCTCATTTCTTAtgtgtttttcttcttcaatgtAATAAGTAGCCGAGTATGTGATCAATTGTCATTAGCATTATTGTTTTCCGATTAGACTACTATTATTTTAGTTATTGTGAAACTCTTGCCTCCTAACTACGGAGTATTTAGCATTCATAGTAATGTAATTCGTTTTTGTTCAACATGAGTCAGTTAATGAAATACTTCTCTGTGCTGTTTTGAACACCAATCTTTTCGTAGTATGCTACATTCCCTCTGAGCAATCGGGAAGGAGATGGGACCAACCACTACCCACCACATGATGGCCAGGCTATGAAAAAAAAATGCTTATTTGCATATTTTAGTGAGTTAGAGAGAGGGCGAGGATTTTTGACGACAGTCATCCCGAAAATTTAGAGCCTGGGGTTTTGTACCAAAATGTTTTCAGTTTTCAAAAACCACGTAAACAACAGAAAACGCTAGGAAAACGTGTTTGGTAGCGGtttttttgaaaacgttttcGACCCTTTTTGTTTTGGAAAACAGCAATAACGAAAATGACTTTTTATGTTTTCATTTTTTCgttctttttccttcaaaaacGAACGGAAAAGAAACCCAAAGGAGAGGGGATTTGTCATAGGATTCAGGTATAATTTTTCACCTTATTTATCATCTCAAATCGACAACATAATTTTTCTAATGACGGTCGTTCTGAGCCAGGATCGAACTCTGTTTTTGACAGAATTCCATCAACAGGCATATCGCCTGCAAAAAACACAAACATCAAAATATCCCGTCTCTGTTCATCACTTCATCTATCTAAGGTATTCCCTCTATCTTGATAGAAGTTTATAGGATGTGATTGTGTCCACATGGGGTTATCCCCGATTTATGTAGGTGAACTGTTTGATATATGTTGTCACTGAAAAATTTATCTTAACAATAGTTTTGTATCCTCTGTTCTTGGTGAAGATACTTGCTGATAGTGAAAAGTTCAAATTAGGTTAGTTTGTTGTTTGTAGCTAGTTTTTTTTCAAGTCATCACAAGGCCCCTCGAATAAAAACTATTCATATGATGTATTACGAGTGGCATTTTGATTCGGAGTTTTTCCTtctattaaattttttattttatgtgtTCGAGTTCTCATACAGGTTGCCTTGCTCCTGAGGTGGTTCTATAAAACCTGACTTGTGCTCAGCCAAAAATAACTAAACAGCTAACTGCTCCTCTGAAAATATTGTTGACAGTGGGGATTCAAAC
Coding sequences within:
- the LOC113276478 gene encoding ATP-citrate synthase alpha chain protein 2 isoform X2 — encoded protein: MLFGKRGKSGLVALNLDLAQVASFVKERLGKEVEMGGCKGPITTFIVEPFIPHDEEFYLNIVSERLGCSISFSECGGIDIEENWDKVKTVFIPTGTTFSADLCAPLVATLPLEIKEKIEDFIKVVYSIFLDLDFTFLEMNPFALVDGKPYPLDMRGELDDTATFKNFKKWGNLEFPMPFGRVMSPTESFIHGLDEKTSASLKFTVLNPKGRIWTMVAGGGASVIYADTVGDLGYASELGNYAEYSGAPNEQEVLQYARVAIDCATAEPDDKKRALVIGGGIANFTDVAATFSGIIRALREKEEKLKAAKMHIYVRRGGPNYQLGLAKMRSLGEEIGIPLEVFGPEATMTGICKQAIDCITASA
- the LOC113276478 gene encoding ATP-citrate synthase alpha chain protein 2 isoform X1: MARKKIREYDSKRLLKEHFKRLAGSELALKSAQVTESTDFNELANKEPWLSSSKLVLKPDMLFGKRGKSGLVALNLDLAQVASFVKERLGKEVEMGGCKGPITTFIVEPFIPHDEEFYLNIVSERLGCSISFSECGGIDIEENWDKVKTVFIPTGTTFSADLCAPLVATLPLEIKEKIEDFIKVVYSIFLDLDFTFLEMNPFALVDGKPYPLDMRGELDDTATFKNFKKWGNLEFPMPFGRVMSPTESFIHGLDEKTSASLKFTVLNPKGRIWTMVAGGGASVIYADTVGDLGYASELGNYAEYSGAPNEQEVLQYARVAIDCATAEPDDKKRALVIGGGIANFTDVAATFSGIIRALREKEEKLKAAKMHIYVRRGGPNYQLGLAKMRSLGEEIGIPLEVFGPEATMTGICKQAIDCITASA